One part of the Verrucomicrobiia bacterium genome encodes these proteins:
- a CDS encoding MlaD family protein, with protein MNKTHDRAGEVESVPEAKVKKSRSVWLLWLIPLGAAALCVWFVYHDFIASGPLITIYFQSAEGLEAGNTPVKFRGAEVGEVNTIELRKGDAQVKVTARLVTSAKDLARAGAIFWIVRPEVKLGSISGLRTIISGEYITVQPGTGAPTNTFVASEKAPVPPEPQALRITLVSPDLDSVREQTPVFYRGIQVGEVLGYQLGDTGDEVVIRARIRPEYAPLVRLNSKFWNAGGINVHFGLLRGAEISAESPQTLLSGGIEFATPPEVQRQAPNGTTFVLYEKPEDIWKRWAPNIPLKLPAQAPPTVTPTQFK; from the coding sequence ATGAATAAAACCCACGACAGAGCGGGCGAGGTCGAGAGCGTGCCGGAAGCGAAGGTGAAGAAGAGCCGCTCTGTTTGGCTGCTCTGGCTTATTCCGCTGGGGGCGGCGGCTTTGTGCGTGTGGTTTGTTTACCACGATTTCATCGCTTCGGGTCCGCTCATTACCATCTATTTTCAAAGTGCGGAAGGCCTTGAAGCGGGGAATACGCCGGTCAAATTTCGCGGAGCTGAGGTGGGTGAGGTGAATACCATCGAGCTGAGGAAAGGCGATGCGCAGGTAAAAGTCACAGCCCGGCTGGTGACCTCGGCAAAAGACCTGGCCCGCGCGGGCGCAATCTTCTGGATCGTTCGCCCCGAGGTAAAGCTCGGCTCGATCAGCGGCCTGCGCACGATCATTTCGGGTGAATACATCACCGTGCAACCCGGAACCGGCGCTCCAACCAATACGTTTGTCGCTTCGGAGAAAGCGCCTGTCCCGCCCGAACCTCAAGCACTGCGCATTACGCTGGTGTCGCCTGATTTGGACTCGGTGCGCGAGCAGACGCCGGTTTTCTATCGCGGCATCCAGGTCGGCGAGGTCCTGGGCTATCAACTCGGCGACACGGGCGATGAAGTAGTCATCCGGGCCCGGATTCGGCCCGAATATGCGCCGCTGGTCCGGCTCAATTCCAAGTTCTGGAATGCAGGCGGGATTAATGTGCATTTCGGTTTGCTGCGTGGCGCCGAGATCAGCGCCGAATCGCCCCAGACGCTGCTGAGCGGGGGAATCGAATTTGCCACTCCGCCCGAGGTTCAGAGGCAGGCACCCAACGGCACCACGTTTGTATTGTATGAAAAGCCGGAGGATATTTGGAAACGCTGGGCGCCA
- a CDS encoding paraquat-inducible protein A encodes MEKLVACQTCGLVQRVQPVPDGSVARCARCNFVLVHRRRYSRMRTLVFSLAALLLYFPSNFYPLITAEYHGMHSQTTIFQAIRSLFSYQEYGIGTLVFFTSILSPALKILGLLFICVTLDWQRWKKARTWIYQVIRIIDPWNMLEVFLLAIAVSMIEMGRVATVHPGRGVFSFTAVVALTLLATLSFDPRLLWDTPEEKRRYE; translated from the coding sequence ATGGAAAAGCTTGTCGCTTGCCAGACTTGCGGTTTGGTCCAGCGGGTGCAGCCGGTGCCGGACGGTTCGGTTGCCCGCTGCGCGCGCTGCAACTTTGTTTTGGTCCATCGCCGGCGGTATAGCCGGATGCGCACGCTGGTTTTTTCGCTGGCGGCGCTGCTGCTTTATTTCCCATCGAATTTTTATCCGCTGATTACCGCGGAGTATCACGGGATGCATTCCCAAACAACCATCTTCCAGGCCATCCGTTCCCTGTTCAGCTATCAGGAGTATGGGATAGGGACGCTGGTCTTCTTTACGAGCATTTTATCGCCGGCCCTGAAGATTCTGGGCCTGCTGTTCATCTGTGTGACGCTGGATTGGCAGCGGTGGAAAAAGGCGCGGACGTGGATTTACCAGGTCATCCGGATCATCGATCCGTGGAACATGCTCGAGGTGTTTCTCCTCGCGATAGCGGTGTCGATGATCGAGATGGGCCGGGTCGCTACGGTGCATCCGGGCCGGGGCGTGTTCTCCTTCACTGCGGTGGTGGCGTTGACCCTGCTGGCGACCCTGAGTTTCGACCCGCGGTTGCTTTGGGACACACCGGAGGAGAAGAGGCGCTATGAATAA
- a CDS encoding succinate dehydrogenase/fumarate reductase iron-sulfur subunit, translating into MNLTLRIWRQKNGQALGRFETYQAKDVLEDMSFLEMLDVVNEGLIESGQEPIAFDSDCREGICGMCSLVINGVPHGGHKGTATCQLHMRHFKDGQTITIEPWRAKAFPVIKDLVTNRRALDRIIQAGGFVSVSTGGTPDANAIPVAKNTADRSMDAAACIGCGACVAVCKNASAMLFVAAKVSHLNLLPQGKAEKDRRALNMVRQMDAEGFGNCTVTGSCEAVCPKEISLSFIAKLNRDYGIATLKGK; encoded by the coding sequence CTGACGTTACGAATTTGGCGGCAAAAAAATGGCCAGGCGCTGGGCCGATTCGAGACCTATCAGGCCAAGGATGTCCTGGAGGACATGTCATTCCTGGAAATGCTCGATGTGGTCAACGAGGGTTTGATCGAGTCGGGCCAGGAGCCAATCGCATTTGATTCGGATTGCCGCGAAGGCATCTGCGGGATGTGTTCGCTGGTCATCAACGGCGTCCCTCACGGGGGACATAAGGGCACCGCCACCTGCCAGTTGCACATGCGCCACTTCAAAGACGGGCAGACCATCACCATCGAGCCCTGGCGCGCCAAGGCCTTTCCCGTCATCAAAGACCTCGTCACCAACCGCCGCGCCCTGGACCGAATCATCCAGGCCGGCGGCTTTGTGTCCGTCAGCACGGGGGGCACCCCGGATGCCAATGCGATTCCCGTCGCCAAGAACACAGCCGACCGCTCGATGGATGCGGCTGCCTGCATCGGCTGCGGGGCCTGTGTGGCGGTTTGCAAGAACGCTTCGGCGATGCTCTTCGTGGCTGCCAAGGTTTCTCATTTGAATCTGCTGCCCCAGGGAAAAGCCGAGAAAGACCGGCGCGCCCTCAACATGGTCCGGCAAATGGATGCCGAGGGATTTGGCAATTGCACCGTGACGGGTTCGTGCGAAGCGGTTTGCCCGAAGGAAATCAGCTTGAGCTTTATTGCGAAGCTCAACCGGGATTACGGCATCGCCACTCTGAAGGGGAAGTAA